The genome window ccttctcctcaaagggagaggaggacttagcccagcagtgggaaatttacaggctgctaatgtaatggaCGATACTGACCCAGGCGAGCCCCGAATTTAATTCAGGATAaacattcttaaattattattactatgagACATTCGTTCATTCAATCATATATACTTCGCATAACATTCaaaatttatcgttttataaGCTTTTTTTAACATCACTTCACCTAGTATGAGTAGtctaaatttataatcataCCAAGACTAGGTacaataatagaatatttttatttcagatgtTCGATAATTCGAACAAGAATTCTCCCAATCTGATTGAAAcggatgttttattaatatcaaaggcGAAATGTAAGAAACGCTGGGCGGAACGATACCATTACATTATCGACGAGAACATGGTGTGTGCTAAAGATGGTGTGGACATTGAAGCGATGAGTGACTTATGTAAGGTTAGGAAAATATTTGttcctaaaaatatacaaaatatacaatcatACATACGcactatgaataataaaaactatatgtgCTCGggacttaaactaatctaatttGAACTATTcgatattgtaattgtttaactTAAGAAAAGCTTAAgttgttacttaaattttatgtatattaatgataatttaaggaaaggttattagtaataaaatatttcattgattatacaatatatttcctGCCTACCGcagccgtatgcgtaagagaatgGGAACTAGACAGAcaggcgccgtaacgcgttacgtaacgaagcggtaaCCCAGCCAAAAGAAGCTTTCACTTCAAAAagttaatagaaattaaaaatgtatagataCACATTGTTTATGTATAAACACAGGTACACTTTCAAATGTGACGGTTATCGGCACATACACGGTAGTCCAGATACAGGACTAACAGTTTTAAGCTAAATTGAAAGATTTATTAGTGTAAATATATAACTCTTAATTGTAGCGCCAAGCCACCTTTCAGAAGTATTGCTTACCACTTGCTAATGTTATCGCACGTCTCAATTCTTTTGCATTCTTATTTTAGTACGGATAAAAATTTCCAATcattccaatatattttaattttagtttgctATAGGTTGCCCAAAAAGTGACTGAACCAGTAATTTTCTTtctcatataaaaaacaactacAACATTACCAGTTAACTATCCAATTTATGAGAGAATATTCGTTTTGCTTTCAGCTATAAGCCCATCTTCttaaaatcatatcaaaaaaaTTTCAGATATCCCGTATTagcgaaaaattaaaaattgttaaaaattattaatatatttttttaaacaaaatatctaaggtataatatattttattacaaaggaACAAGAAATCAGTTGCAAAGAACTGACGTACTCCGATGAAACTGAAGATCAATTTGCAGGGAGACGATTTATTTTGGAACCAGAATCATTACAAGTTCACGGCGCTAGTCATTTCAACCATTTGAGACGATCGAAACTAGCTTCTGGAGGGTTTTGTGAGGTCATCATCATTTTCATAATACTAGCATTGGCTTTCTATTGTATAAGTTTCGACtatcattataaattagaaaatctCGTTGGATAACACACGATACTTTAGTCTTCCGAGAGGACCAGCTAAATTCTTGAGATCATATTCAATTTATGAAGTGGActtcatttttctattatacCTTCGTTCTATGCATAGAACGTGATAAAACATTTGTGTTAACCATATGCCAGGACGGGACGTGAAGGAAAAGAACACACTATTTATAaaggtaacaaaatataaagtgaAAAAGTCCACAGATCCAGTCATCTTAGCGACTTCATTATAGTAAATCAATTCCTTTAGGACGTAATGTCAATAGAATTCTATCACGTAAAAGGAAGGGTCGTGATCACAGTTCAGATTTAATCAAACTTTCCTTATCTCAATTTTAGAACGACCACGGTGGACCTCTTGTGGTCGGTGTTGGAAGAAGTGCCACTGTTATTGGTGTGATATCGGCTTGTATGACCGCTAATTTCACACAAAAATGCTATGGACCTTTTCTTTACACTAGTGTCTGGAGTAACCGACATGTTATTGCTTGTGCTATTGATAAATCTCTTGGGTAaagttacattttgtttatatataaaatataaaaaaaatataaattgtgacgaatatttttaaaataattggtgTTCCACAAGGTTTTGACTTCGGTCACAATGCTTTTAGTTAATTAGGAAAACTTATAACACATAAGACCAATTTTAGGACTATAAATTAATgcatcaattattaaaaattaaatttaattacagagcAACTTGCAgaagattattaaaaacaacgAAAACGCGTTTGGTTGAAACGAAATTGGATTGGACGAATCATCATGATAggtttattctattttattttcatatatgatTGTTAGGCGGACGGGAGAATGGACCACTTAAAGGTAAGTGGTCAGTACGGccgatagacattggcgctgaaataattttaaacatcgccattgcaccaaccttgggaactaagatattatgtcccttattcCTGTTACAAGGGTGACCCCCTTTAAaccataacaaaataatactaagcaatatttagtttagttttggcaatgagatttattattaatataattataaataaaaatatagaatacatataatatattatcaaataatcttCAAAAAAAGGAGGTTCGTTAGGAAttacttttagtttttcttCTAAATGAGATGAGATGTGCCAAGAGGGACAGATAACTCTAATATCACGtagtaatatatgtacatttttaaacatttctagATCAAATATTGGAAAATCGCCTTCGGACAGTAGTAAACATATATCAAGAGCAAAACCTGGAGCGGAAAAGAAGCGAACGAGacaaatgaaacataaataatgttaataaatacacatatttgCTTCAATATAATCAGTTTTATTTGATTGCTTTATAGCTTCTAAagcttatatttaaacttaatatgaataaataaatatcaactccttaatttttttaaaagataggtACCAcagtttttatagttttttttaaaaatatttttctattgctTTTTCTATTTCTCTGACATTCTAAGTATTGTAGATATTAACAGCAACGTTGAATGATGAAAATAATGATTGATATATGTGTCCAACCATCAAAAAATTTagttaggatttatttattttttatcgtacgtGCAACGTCAGTATGACGTGACCAGCATGTTTAATATCGAAAATATGTTCCTAACGTAAACGACTAGACttacattttgaatataattatgtctgATAGCGAGTTGACGCCTAACCcctcgttatatatataatatgataagctGTAAATAACTCgcagtatataaattaaattcactgCCTTTTTCAATTGCACTGTACACTAAGAACATATTTGCTGTAGTTGCCTCGTACGTGATAAGCTTAAGTTTACTGTCAAATTATCTGTCTATCTACTTCTTATAAAACAGTATCGTGATTGATAGTGTGTGTATTTTTAGtagaatattatagatatttgcaCTGACGAAGGCACGCCTAcactcttattttataatatcgtttGGTGGACagactgcccatagacattagcgctgtaaaataataactattccttacatcgccaatgcgcctatGCGCCTTgagcctgaagttacactggctcgctcgcACTCGCACAACAGCTCTGTGCACACAAACAACGCacgcaagccccccggtgttgcagatgtccatgggcggtggtagtcactttccatcaggcctccagctcgtttgctacctatgacataaaaaaaacacattctaTTGATTGACATATGACTacagacaaaataatataacaagagTGAATGATGATAGAATCAATAGATACAAGAATATTAGTGGTTCATCGTTTATGTGACTTTTGTGTTGTCGAGTAATTTGATTCTTATCAGAACATGacgtcgaaataaaaaatatgctttaaattatttttcttcaagTCGATTgctatatagtaaaatatttgaaatttataaaagcaaTTAAATCTTCAATGTACCATGAAGTCGTAAAGTAGATGTTTTCTATTGCACAGTATTTGTTAAGGAAACATGAAGTTATATAATCGCTATGGACTCAccttttgtacatttttattcgGACAATCTTTCTTTGTTCTAGGTACgttctcaatatatatattttttaattaacttgaaacaaatattttattgtagatatctactaacattttttcttaatattaagaaGAATTCAAGTTCGTCTAACTtagaattaatcattttaattaagtactaaatgatttaatataaataggcaATCGGACCAGCTCATgtaatgagtgagccagtgtaactacaggcacaagggacgtaacatcttaattcccaaggttggtggcgcattgatgatgtaaggaatggttaatatttcttacaacgccattggctatgggcggtggtgatcacttaccatcaggtggcccatttgctcgtccacctaccgatatcatgaaaaaaataaaaaatgtaggtGTTTAAAATTACTCTTAGGTTCATTTCGTCATGGGACAGATTCCTTGCCCCGATACGCCACTAAACATAGaacctataattacactggcttacgcACTTTTTAACTTGGCACAcatcaataaaaagttttccTTTTTGGCAGTAAAAACGATAACACACAAAAAAACTCAACAATATAACAGTAATACTTTTGCAATATAACCTGGCAAATCTAGTTGCTAGCTTGTACAACTGTCGCTTGCTTCATATTttcctgggttcaaatccagtGTCTGTGTCAATTAAATGATGTTGAAGTTTAAATTGAGCTGCGAAATTGGTTAACAATGTCGTTTGTCGGAAAGCACGTGAAAGCATTGATTTTTAACTTAAGCTCCAGTAGTGTTTGCCGttcctttaaattatttgatcgaGGTAACAAGAGCACCTATACTCTGCAAAtacttcataataatttattttataatcgcgTGTATTTAGTTGTTAGATCAATAAGTGTAGCGACGACAGTACCAACGAAGATTAACCAAATTCTTCAAAGAGCAAACATAAGTGACATTAATTCAATCATAAATGGATCCAGAAGAATCTTAAATGGAGAAGAATCAGGGGCCACTAGACCGTAtatggtaattattataaaattatatatcaatactcTCATAAGAAAATGATATGTAATAAATGCATTTTCTCCTGTGACAAGATATTGCACCGACTGGATTTGACCCAATTTGTCGCGAATTCTATCCattgggccatttcggctcatctcattaaattaaatcataatgattattaaattaaatattattattataacttagaTATATACTTAGATACAGATTAGATACAGTAAATactgtaacagcctgtaaattttccactgctgggctaagacctcctctccctttgaggagacgtTTTGGGGCATATTTGATCACGCTGCTCccatacgggttggtggatacacatgtggcaaaatttcgttgaatgTAGACATATTAATAGTAGACATATTCCTAACGAcgtttttccttcaccgccgagcacgagatgaattataaacacaaatttagctcatgaaaattcagtggtgtttccctaggattgaacccgcaatcatcggttaatatgcacgcgttctaaccactgggcaatctcggcGCTCGgataatttagttaaatagaaatattgaagCACATAAATTAGAAGAAGAAACACAAcattcaccgcagaacacgagcgtgaaatttcAGAATGTCATATGCGacattgacaataatatttatattttatatgttataactaTAAGATACACGTAGTATTCTGTAACCACTTTACTACATTACTGTCTAAATCATTATTgcaattataagaaaatatccttgacatttctattttaaaacgtCTATTATTactgatcaaaatcaaaaataggaCTTTAtgatcttaaaattattaaaaccgtCATAGTCttcagtgcgattctgtaagtcAATCTACTTACGGTATATGCCATTACGATACGTGTAtccaaatttttttataatttagtcaaTGTCATAATCAATATATCATTCTGACAGTTCACGCTCGTTTTCTGCGATGAGATTCGAgattcttgttacagaatacccCACATATAACATCACGACAAAAAAAtgataactatttttaactaTGAATCTTGTATTTcctttataaatgaattaaataataattattaatttttttaggtatatttGAAACTTCCATCGAGCAatttaaagtatcaaaattatCGGCACTGGCTCTGCGGCGGTGTGATCATCCACGAAGAGTACATTCTCACATCAGCCGC of Vanessa tameamea isolate UH-Manoa-2023 chromosome 24, ilVanTame1 primary haplotype, whole genome shotgun sequence contains these proteins:
- the LOC113402723 gene encoding uncharacterized protein LOC113402723, coding for MKLFIIIVICFLFKKVYLKNVEKTTFLLNQTRRILRGQEVTDTRPYMVYLRPASGADPKLKDSNWLCGGVIIHSQFILTSAACIEDAQHFVVVSGTHRWLPPGDEDECIVNGAKKAVWKCVPKNYVFDGNEFDNIRWMVNDIAVVKVEDDFNFERRIRGCDFTPKQIAYNNKSAELESPGTVASIAGWGSVDSFSYMFDNSNKNSPNLIETDVLLISKAKCKKRWAERYHYIIDENMVCAKDGVDIEAMSDLCKEQEISCKELTYSDETEDQFAGRRFILEPESLQVHGASHFNHLRRSKLASGGFCENDHGGPLVVGVGRSATVIGVISACMTANFTQKCYGPFLYTSVWSNRHVIACAIDKSLGATCRRLLKTTKTRLVETKLDWTNHHDRSNIGKSPSDSSKHISRAKPGAEKKRTRQMKHK